A single genomic interval of Arachis duranensis cultivar V14167 chromosome 7, aradu.V14167.gnm2.J7QH, whole genome shotgun sequence harbors:
- the LOC107458410 gene encoding uncharacterized protein LOC107458410 has protein sequence MVRKRFQAQEPKTGLYYAQNFLKKIGLGKENYYFWKQIGKALLCTYAIAGAVWLYNETSPLGWWTLKPRPKEEWELAHLYEYRQFPYPGDEEAMQEFIAKGGMIGTTIGPKGTIETDKDALNYQKQLQDKKFEQEALKMWMRMRNEVIGELQEQGFDLE, from the exons ATGGTTCGGAAGCGATTTCAGGCACAGGAACCCAAAACAG GTCTATACTATGCTCAGAACTTCCTAAAGAAAATTGGGTTAGGAAAAGAGAACTATTACTTCTGGAAACAAATCGGTAAGGCTTTGCTTTGCACCTACGCAATTGCAGGCGCAGTGTGGCTATACAACGAGACATCGCCACTAGGGTGGTGGACGCTGAAGCCGCGACCAAAAGAAGAGTGGGAACTAGCTCACTTGTATGAGTACCGACAGTTCCCATACCCTGGAGATGAGGAAGCAATGCAGGAGTTCATTGCAAAGGGTGGAATGATTGGAACAACCATTGGTCCTAAAGGGACTATTGAGACTGATAAGGATGCATTAAATTACCAGAAACAGTTACAGGACAAGAAGTTTGAGCAAGAAGCTCTGAAAATGTGGATGAGGATGAGGAATGAGGTCATTGGTGAGCTTCAGGAACAAGGCTTTGATTTAGAATGA
- the LOC107458411 gene encoding protein OCTOPUS-like: MTSKPHRLSSCHRHPTIPVNSFCASCLRERLKGIQSPSSSPSPHSHPPPHLRRTKSFSANRHHTSISASLQPRRRSCEVRARSTLSDLFTVDGGKGKLVQKTYLDSEYLGFEIRKEEHNGEEAVRVCDPRDNEKPEETKTMKEFIDLEIRNKKNGARDLKSFWEAASAFSEKLRKWKWKHKLKRRRSFGGNGNRNRNGNGNGVVDFNVMRFVQEPKGRKYRETQSEIGEYCSGRRSCDTDPRFSIDAGRMSVDNYPRLSCDSRLYVDEGRISVDNNSQFPDAYRRLLVDTGRISVDSDLQAKFDASWDGKQCERLSPVDRVLIEGNGIAGSSPAPTPGGSSEAKGYYKGRRSFDRSSSRRRQSTAEVNELRMVSNAKVSPATNELFYGAKLLISEKKDLDLGNENVKSLSDFKGECVMGSASKDDDLNNDVDGAGTGNHKGSKKDHKWRRVWSKFGSIVQRREEDKVKLNVQGSESVSQKLTRSYSVSCRSQCSMAGVISSLWGTETKGNINVLNGRQDFMVQRNRSVRHSPSPNNLDNGLLRFYLTPLKSYRRSKSGKSSSLKDLQQISRSVF; the protein is encoded by the coding sequence ATGACTTCCAAACCTCACCGCCTTTCCTCTTGTCACCGTCACCCTACCATTCCCGTCAATAGCTTCTGCGCCTCCTGCCTCCGCGAACGCCTCAAAGGAATCCAATCCCCCTCCTCCTCCCCTTCTCCACATTCCCATCCTCCGCCCCACCTCCGCCGTACCAAGTCCTTCTCCGCCAACCGTCACCACACTTCCATATCCGCCTCTCTCCAGCCCCGCCGCCGCTCCTGCGAGGTCCGCGCCCGGAGCACACTCTCGGATCTCTTCACCGTCGATGGCGGCAAGGGGAAGCTGGTTCAGAAGACTTACCTCGATTCGGAGTATTTAGGTTTTGAAATACGAAAAGAGGAACACAATGGAGAAGAAGCGGTTCGGGTTTGCGACCCAAGGGACAACGAAAAACCCGAAGAAACGAAGACGATGAAGGAGTTCATAGATCTCGAGATTCGGAACAAGAAGAACGGAGCCAGAGACTTGAAGAGTTTCTGGGAAGCTGCTTCTGCCTTCAGTGAGAAACTAAGGAAGTGGAAATGGAAGCACAAGTTGAAGAGACGACGCAGTTTTGGCGGTAACGGtaacagaaacagaaatggaaatggaAATGGTGTTGTTGATTTTAATGTTATGCGGTTTGTTCAGGAGCCTAAAGGGAGGAAATATAGGGAAACTCAATCTGAAATCGGAGAATACTGTTCGGGGAGAAGATCTTGTGACACTGATCCAAGGTTCTCTATTGATGCAGGCCGAATGTCAGTGGATAATTATCCTCGGCTCTCGTGCGATTCGAGGTTATATGTTGACGAAGGTAGAATCTCAGTGGATAATAATTCACAGTTTCCAGATGCCTACAGAAGGTTATTGGTTGACACGGGCCGAATCTCAGTGGATAGTGATTTGCAAGCGAAGTTTGATGCATCTTGGGATGGAAAACAATGTGAGAGGCTTTCCCCAGTGGACAGGGTTCTAATTGAAGGGAACGGCATTGCTGGTTCCAGTCCTGCTCCTACTCCCGGTGGGTCATCTGAGGCCAAGGGTTACTACAAGGGTAGGAGGAGTTTCGATAGGTCGAGCTCTCGTAGGAGACAATCAACGGCAGAGGTTAATGAATTGAGAATGGTATCTAATGCCAAGGTATCCCCTGCCACCAATGAGTTGTTCTATGGTGCCAAGTTACTCATCAGTGAGAAGAAAGATTTGGATTTGGGGAATGAAAATGTGAAATCCTTGAGTGACTTTAAAGGTGAATGTGTGATGGGTTCTGCATCCAAGGATGATGACCTTAATAATGATGTCGATGGGGCTGGCACTGGCAATCATAAGGGTTCCAAGAAGGACCACAAGTGGCGTCGAGTGTGGAGCAAGTTCGGCTCAATCGTGCAGAGGAGGGAAGAAGACAAGGTGAAACTTAATGTGCAAGGTAGTGAGAGTGTTAGCCAGAAGCTTACTCGAAGCTATAGTGTAAGTTGTAGAAGCCAATGTAGCATGGCTGGTGTGATTAGCAGCTTGTGGGGTACCGAGACTAAAGGGAACATAAATGTGTTGAATGGAAGACAAGATTTTATGGTTCAGAGGAACCGCAGTGTTCGGCACTCGCCGTCACCGAATAATCTTGACAATGGCTTGTTAAGGTTCTATTTGACACCTTTGAAGAGCTATAGAAGAAGCAAGTCTGGCAAGAGTAGTAGCCTCAAGGATTTGCAACAAATATCCAGAAGTGTATTCTAA